One region of Victivallis lenta genomic DNA includes:
- a CDS encoding regulatory protein RecX gives MEKPKKSAMEKAMRLLSRRALSERELLNKLCAAGYPFREARDAVAECRKRGYVNDEAFAADYTELLAGRCLGGRRIRLALRKRGIPAELQEEPLEAAAETEAERASEALAYKLRLLARETDPRRKREKAFRFLIGRGFSCESCRTALERADFDPEE, from the coding sequence ATGGAAAAACCGAAAAAAAGCGCGATGGAAAAAGCGATGCGGCTGCTTTCGCGCCGCGCCCTGTCGGAGCGCGAGCTCCTGAACAAGCTCTGCGCCGCCGGTTATCCGTTCCGCGAAGCGCGCGACGCCGTCGCCGAATGTCGCAAACGCGGCTATGTCAACGACGAGGCATTCGCCGCCGATTACACGGAGCTTCTGGCCGGGCGCTGTCTCGGCGGGCGCCGGATCAGGCTTGCGCTGCGCAAGCGCGGCATACCGGCCGAACTTCAGGAAGAACCGCTCGAAGCCGCCGCCGAAACCGAGGCGGAACGCGCGTCGGAAGCGCTCGCCTACAAACTCCGTCTGCTCGCACGCGAGACCGATCCGCGCCGCAAGCGCGAAAAAGCGTTCCGCTTTCTGATCGGCCGCGGCTTCTCCTGCGAGAGCTGCCGCACCGCTCTTGAGCGGGCCGATTTCGATCCGGAGGAGTAG
- a CDS encoding flavodoxin: MSQSIKVIYGSTTGNTQRAAEAIAAGLGGTAVSAADAVPDDFKADLLILGSSTWGCGELQDDWQSALPMLEAADLSGRKVALFGLGDAVGFADTYLNAMGEIGDIVKAAGGILIGAWESAGYPHSASTAEENGHFIGLALDDDNEPGETAGRIGRWCAQLKTEAGL; encoded by the coding sequence ATGAGCCAATCGATCAAAGTCATCTACGGTTCGACCACAGGAAACACGCAGCGGGCGGCGGAGGCGATCGCCGCCGGACTCGGCGGAACCGCCGTCAGCGCCGCCGACGCGGTCCCGGACGATTTCAAGGCCGACCTTCTCATTCTCGGCAGTTCCACCTGGGGCTGCGGCGAACTCCAGGACGACTGGCAAAGCGCCCTGCCGATGCTCGAAGCGGCGGATCTGTCAGGACGCAAAGTCGCGCTTTTCGGCCTCGGAGATGCGGTCGGCTTCGCCGATACCTACCTGAACGCGATGGGCGAAATCGGCGATATAGTCAAGGCCGCCGGCGGCATCCTGATCGGCGCCTGGGAAAGCGCCGGCTATCCGCACAGCGCCTCGACCGCCGAAGAGAACGGGCACTTCATCGGGCTCGCCCTCGACGATGACAACGAACCCGGCGAGACCGCCGGGCGCATCGGCAGGTGGTGTGCGCAGCTGAAAACCGAAGCCGGCCTCTGA
- a CDS encoding DUF3793 family protein, with protein sequence MQCPDTNRLIRYLLVKLAPVILGVKPAGLLRLTDCRQTGGKQHDLFCLHQPEILAALQLRCRILRRNSENLVVFFFREGALERVLSEPHNAEFLAGRGYRRGAELAELEFRCRNGSGFPHEIGVFLGYPLKDVRGYIENPDACLALPRGLWRVAGEPTESLAVMERFRRAESAMRQVVGCGRPLEETLRDIHNLLPAA encoded by the coding sequence ATGCAATGCCCCGACACGAACCGGCTGATCCGGTATCTGCTGGTCAAACTGGCCCCGGTGATTCTCGGCGTCAAGCCGGCCGGGCTGCTTCGCCTGACCGACTGCCGGCAGACGGGAGGGAAACAGCATGACCTCTTCTGCCTCCACCAGCCGGAGATCCTCGCAGCGTTGCAGCTCCGCTGCCGGATTCTGAGGCGGAACAGCGAAAATCTCGTGGTATTCTTCTTCCGCGAAGGGGCGCTCGAACGTGTGCTCTCCGAACCGCACAACGCCGAATTTCTGGCCGGCCGCGGATACCGGCGCGGCGCGGAATTGGCCGAGCTGGAGTTCCGCTGCCGGAACGGAAGCGGATTCCCGCACGAAATCGGGGTATTCCTCGGCTATCCGCTCAAGGATGTGCGCGGCTACATCGAGAATCCGGACGCCTGCCTCGCCCTCCCCCGCGGCCTCTGGCGGGTGGCCGGGGAACCGACCGAATCGCTGGCGGTCATGGAACGGTTCCGCCGCGCGGAAAGCGCCATGCGCCAAGTCGTCGGCTGCGGCCGCCCGCTGGAAGAAACGTTACGCGATATTCACAACCTTCTTCCGGCCGCATAG
- a CDS encoding putative quinol monooxygenase, producing the protein MFKLVVVVQTLPEKAEAFEEMVRPLIENSRREKGNISYDVLPDVLHQNTYLILETWENDKALEEHKATRHYLDFAESVNGYIAAPLVLYRVEPKKVSLF; encoded by the coding sequence ATGTTCAAACTCGTCGTCGTCGTTCAAACCCTGCCCGAAAAAGCCGAAGCCTTCGAAGAAATGGTCCGGCCGCTCATCGAAAACTCCCGCAGGGAGAAGGGCAACATCAGTTACGACGTCCTCCCGGACGTCCTGCACCAGAACACCTATCTCATTCTCGAAACCTGGGAGAACGACAAGGCGCTCGAGGAACACAAGGCAACCCGCCACTACCTCGATTTCGCCGAAAGCGTCAACGGCTATATCGCCGCGCCGCTGGTGTTGTACCGGGTCGAGCCGAAGAAAGTTAGTCTTTTCTAA
- a CDS encoding DUF2059 domain-containing protein, with product MKIVSIAAAFTLATVAGFSAENPVRQPRLEDRMLAYALLEAEGTPQMMEQTLKTSLEAQLKAAPELLAYRQAFEMYLRNTISFEAQKEELARIYLEVYAPDEIRELIRFYQTPIGRKKAAAGSRIATAAAQVTQKKMQEYLPVFQQQLEQMQKEELRRKAELLQSRLPEPAPAPQQPAVPGKDAGKPNEEK from the coding sequence ATGAAGATCGTCAGCATCGCCGCGGCGTTCACGCTTGCGACAGTAGCCGGATTTTCCGCGGAAAACCCGGTCCGGCAGCCCAGGCTGGAGGACAGAATGCTCGCCTATGCGCTTCTCGAAGCCGAAGGCACCCCGCAGATGATGGAGCAGACGCTCAAAACCAGCCTCGAAGCCCAGCTGAAGGCCGCGCCGGAGCTGCTGGCATACCGGCAGGCGTTCGAAATGTACCTGCGGAATACCATCTCGTTCGAAGCGCAGAAGGAGGAGCTCGCCCGGATCTATCTCGAAGTTTACGCGCCGGACGAAATCCGCGAGCTGATCCGCTTCTACCAGACCCCGATCGGCCGCAAAAAAGCCGCGGCAGGCAGCCGGATCGCCACGGCGGCGGCGCAGGTCACCCAGAAGAAGATGCAGGAGTATCTGCCTGTCTTCCAGCAGCAGCTGGAACAGATGCAGAAGGAGGAACTGAGAAGAAAAGCAGAGCTGCTGCAGAGCCGGCTGCCCGAACCGGCGCCCGCTCCGCAGCAGCCCGCCGTCCCCGGCAAAGATGCCGGAAAACCCAATGAGGAGAAGTAA
- a CDS encoding S1 RNA-binding domain-containing protein, producing MLNIGKHQLLTAEKETEFGFYLSDGRNHRETVLLPKKFAPAGFKEGDELEVFLSLDSEDRPVATTQKPKAEVGTLAVLRVKETTKIGAFLDWGLDKDLLLPFREQPQRVEAGRSYLVRLYIDEKTGRIVASRRLSRFYTGDVRELVPNQEVKFTVWDKARLGWRVIIDDKYIGIIYDNELFRAVKPGDRFTGFVHCIREEENRADIRFRPDGFDGVAAGKPAILDALEDAGGFLPLNSKSSVEEIQASFSFSKRVFKQLIGMLYKERKIVITDDGIRLADANQTEEKP from the coding sequence ATGCTGAACATCGGAAAACATCAACTGCTGACCGCGGAGAAGGAGACCGAATTCGGATTCTACCTTTCCGACGGCCGGAATCACCGCGAAACCGTCCTGCTGCCGAAGAAGTTCGCGCCGGCGGGATTCAAAGAGGGCGACGAACTCGAAGTGTTCCTGTCGCTCGACTCCGAGGACCGGCCGGTCGCCACGACGCAGAAGCCGAAGGCTGAAGTCGGCACGCTCGCCGTGCTGCGGGTCAAGGAGACGACGAAGATCGGCGCCTTTCTCGACTGGGGGCTCGACAAGGACCTGCTGCTGCCGTTCCGCGAACAGCCGCAGCGCGTCGAGGCCGGCAGGAGTTACCTGGTGCGGCTTTACATCGACGAAAAGACCGGCCGGATCGTCGCCTCGCGCCGGCTGAGCCGGTTCTATACCGGCGATGTGCGGGAACTCGTTCCGAACCAGGAAGTCAAATTCACGGTCTGGGATAAAGCCCGCCTCGGCTGGCGCGTCATCATTGACGATAAATACATCGGCATCATCTACGACAACGAGCTGTTCCGCGCCGTCAAGCCGGGCGACCGCTTCACCGGCTTCGTCCACTGCATCCGGGAAGAGGAGAACCGGGCGGATATCCGTTTCCGCCCCGACGGTTTCGACGGCGTCGCCGCCGGAAAGCCGGCGATCCTCGACGCGCTCGAAGACGCCGGCGGCTTCCTGCCGCTCAACTCGAAGAGCAGCGTCGAAGAGATTCAGGCCAGCTTCAGTTTCAGCAAACGCGTATTCAAACAGCTCATCGGCATGCTGTACAAGGAACGGAAGATCGTCATCACCGATGACGGCATCCGGCTCGCCGATGCAAACCAGACGGAGGAGAAACCATGA
- a CDS encoding damage-control phosphatase ARMT1 family protein, with protein sequence MRVQVDCYPCILSQLSELAKQAVGGEEERHALVRRLLKLVLEADRETTPPEFAAMFHSVVTELSGIDDPFRDIKDRSTELGLALLPELRRTAEAHPDPFEAAVRLAIGGNIIDYGVNPNFELHEAEKRIREVFDLPFDRELCAEFRRRLDTAGSIFYMLDNCGEAVIDRLLIERYRDKITVGVRGYPILNDVTRREAALSGIEGVRIVDTGDRAPGVSLRHSGRELLDAMRGADVVVSKGQGNFESLDEGCERPVFFLLRVKCRVVAERVQSPLGSIRLIGRNL encoded by the coding sequence ATGCGCGTTCAAGTAGACTGTTATCCGTGCATCCTCTCCCAGCTTTCCGAGCTCGCCAAGCAGGCGGTCGGCGGGGAAGAGGAGCGGCACGCCCTCGTCCGCCGGCTGCTGAAACTCGTGCTCGAAGCGGACCGGGAGACGACTCCGCCGGAGTTCGCCGCGATGTTCCACTCCGTCGTCACCGAGCTCTCCGGCATCGATGACCCGTTCCGGGACATCAAGGACCGCTCGACCGAACTCGGACTCGCGCTCCTGCCGGAACTGCGCCGCACCGCCGAAGCGCATCCGGATCCGTTCGAGGCGGCCGTGCGGCTCGCCATCGGCGGAAACATCATCGACTACGGTGTAAACCCGAATTTCGAACTGCATGAAGCGGAGAAGCGGATTCGCGAAGTGTTCGATCTCCCGTTCGACCGCGAACTCTGCGCCGAATTCCGGCGCCGCCTCGACACGGCCGGATCGATTTTCTACATGCTCGACAACTGCGGCGAAGCCGTGATCGACCGGCTGCTCATCGAACGCTACCGCGACAAAATCACGGTCGGCGTGCGGGGATATCCGATCCTGAACGACGTAACCCGGCGCGAAGCCGCGCTCTCCGGCATCGAAGGAGTCCGCATCGTCGACACCGGCGACCGGGCGCCGGGGGTCTCGCTGCGCCACAGCGGCCGGGAACTGCTTGACGCAATGCGCGGCGCCGACGTGGTCGTCTCGAAAGGCCAGGGAAATTTCGAATCGCTCGACGAAGGCTGCGAACGGCCGGTCTTCTTCCTGCTGCGGGTCAAATGCCGTGTCGTGGCGGAGCGCGTGCAGAGTCCGCTCGGCTCCATCCGCCTGATCGGGAGGAACCTCTGA
- a CDS encoding HIT family protein — protein sequence MEETPRPLWAPWRVEFIRGEREKRCFLCDSDAPSGKPGDMLVIRRGRTAFVMLNRYPYNAGHLLVSPYRHLADLPLLSEEERAEIFELCIQSELTLRKVVSPDAFNVGFNLGSAAGAGVPDHLHMHIVPRWNGDNNFMPVLADIRCVPEALEATAALLRSNWTEA from the coding sequence ATGGAAGAAACACCCCGTCCGCTCTGGGCGCCCTGGCGCGTCGAATTCATCCGCGGGGAAAGGGAGAAACGCTGTTTTCTCTGTGACAGCGACGCCCCGTCCGGCAAGCCCGGGGACATGCTGGTCATCCGGCGCGGCAGAACCGCTTTCGTGATGCTGAACCGCTACCCGTACAATGCGGGACACCTGCTGGTGTCGCCGTACCGTCACCTCGCGGACCTGCCGCTGCTGTCGGAAGAGGAGCGCGCCGAGATTTTCGAACTCTGCATCCAATCCGAGCTCACGCTGCGCAAGGTCGTGAGTCCGGACGCCTTCAACGTCGGCTTCAACCTCGGTTCGGCAGCCGGCGCGGGAGTGCCGGACCACCTGCACATGCATATCGTGCCGCGCTGGAACGGCGATAATAATTTCATGCCGGTGCTGGCGGACATCCGCTGCGTGCCGGAAGCGCTCGAGGCAACCGCCGCGCTCCTGCGCTCGAACTGGACCGAGGCGTAA
- the lnt gene encoding apolipoprotein N-acyltransferase — protein MLNLRSFFSGKPVPAAEKEPNEAGLVSFRRRLAELALCFAGGGCFAAALPPLNFSVLALVALTPVIAVAARSRWRFAALAGYAWGVGWSLFAFRFLREIDPVIPFLMPWVISLWPACWAACLPFLWRNTLFPLAVELDGYEARKRFLTGPAAFGRLVLFAFGAAALYTLFEWTRSRLFPWNDLSVTMWRNIPLLQIASVTGHYGIMFVPAFFGAALAGAALTRFRLAGVKLLLLAAALFALLHAAGLLLYTHHAKTGEPNWFPVLLQGDISQRRNATPAEADEALDIYAALAREALQGEVRPDIVIWPESAVPVPFRAAHPISAKFRRTVQSLGLSYRVPMLVGAIDFRDPLPRDGSTPQVTNSALHFDRSGRLVHKYDKIHRVPFGEYIPFRELLPGFIIDRIDMNRDLAPGTNFNPVPLGENVRAGVAICYEGIFSYLTRAFALRGANVLVVLSNDAWYPTSSEPEQHLANAVTRAVETGLTMVRCGNNGGSLVVLPTGEITQVLEVPGAEKRLELRRGRGILPVRIHVPEQPEKTVFVRFGEWFVLLLGIGCAAWMLFAVEQFVRRKRHLRSLTVNQPTKEQ, from the coding sequence ATGTTGAATTTACGCTCGTTTTTTTCCGGCAAACCGGTTCCGGCGGCTGAAAAAGAGCCGAATGAAGCCGGTCTTGTTTCGTTCCGCCGCCGCCTCGCGGAGCTCGCCCTCTGCTTCGCGGGCGGCGGCTGTTTCGCGGCTGCGCTGCCGCCTTTGAACTTCAGCGTCCTCGCGCTGGTCGCGCTGACGCCGGTCATCGCCGTCGCGGCCCGTTCGCGCTGGAGGTTCGCGGCGCTGGCCGGTTACGCGTGGGGCGTCGGCTGGTCGCTCTTCGCCTTCCGTTTCCTGCGCGAAATCGACCCGGTGATCCCGTTCCTGATGCCGTGGGTCATCTCGCTCTGGCCGGCCTGCTGGGCGGCGTGCCTGCCGTTCCTCTGGCGGAACACGCTCTTTCCGCTCGCGGTCGAACTCGACGGGTACGAGGCGCGGAAACGGTTTCTCACCGGACCGGCCGCATTCGGGCGGCTCGTCCTCTTCGCCTTCGGCGCGGCGGCGCTCTACACGCTCTTCGAGTGGACCCGGTCACGCCTCTTCCCGTGGAACGACCTGTCGGTCACCATGTGGCGGAATATTCCGCTTCTTCAGATCGCTTCGGTCACCGGACACTACGGAATCATGTTCGTCCCGGCCTTCTTCGGCGCTGCGCTGGCCGGGGCGGCGCTGACCCGCTTCCGGCTCGCCGGAGTCAAGCTGCTGCTGCTCGCGGCGGCGCTCTTCGCTCTGCTGCACGCGGCCGGACTGCTGCTTTACACGCACCATGCGAAGACGGGGGAGCCGAACTGGTTCCCGGTCCTGCTGCAGGGCGACATCTCCCAGCGGCGGAACGCGACGCCGGCCGAGGCGGATGAAGCGCTCGATATCTATGCCGCGCTCGCACGCGAAGCCCTGCAAGGGGAAGTCCGGCCCGATATCGTGATCTGGCCGGAGTCGGCGGTTCCGGTTCCGTTCCGCGCCGCCCACCCGATCTCGGCAAAATTCCGCCGGACCGTCCAGTCGCTCGGGCTCTCCTACCGGGTACCGATGCTGGTCGGAGCGATCGATTTCCGCGACCCGCTTCCGCGCGACGGCAGCACGCCGCAGGTCACCAACAGCGCGCTGCATTTCGACCGGTCGGGCCGGCTCGTCCACAAATACGATAAAATCCACCGCGTGCCGTTCGGGGAGTATATTCCGTTCCGCGAGCTGCTGCCCGGCTTCATCATCGACCGAATCGACATGAACCGCGACCTGGCGCCCGGCACGAATTTCAACCCGGTCCCGCTCGGGGAAAACGTCCGCGCCGGAGTCGCCATCTGCTACGAGGGCATCTTCAGCTACCTGACCCGGGCGTTCGCGCTCCGCGGCGCAAACGTGCTCGTGGTCCTCTCGAACGACGCCTGGTACCCGACCAGCAGCGAACCCGAGCAGCACCTCGCCAACGCGGTCACCCGCGCGGTCGAGACCGGGCTGACCATGGTCCGCTGCGGCAACAACGGCGGTTCCCTCGTCGTCCTGCCTACGGGGGAGATCACCCAGGTTCTCGAAGTGCCGGGAGCCGAAAAGCGGCTCGAACTGCGCCGCGGGCGCGGTATCCTGCCCGTCCGCATCCATGTGCCGGAGCAGCCGGAGAAAACCGTCTTCGTCCGGTTCGGCGAATGGTTCGTCCTGCTGCTCGGCATCGGCTGCGCCGCGTGGATGCTGTTTGCCGTCGAACAGTTCGTCCGGCGCAAACGGCATCTCCGCAGCCTGACGGTCAATCAGCCAACCAAGGAACAATGA
- the nadB gene encoding L-aspartate oxidase, whose product MKIGEIQEFDHLVIGSGLAGLSSALHLAESGRSVAVVTKREIFECNSRLAQGGVACVVDSLDSFEEHVKDTLEAGAGLCDAGAVRAIVEAGPEAIRELIDLGAKFTTRGDLGYTEDSNEYDLGREGGHHKRRILHAGDITGAELERVMIEAVRSKPNIRIFEYHVAVDLVVSHRLNLGGPNRCFGAYVLDVKNGTIVTMLSATTTIACGGAGKVYLYTSNPDVACGSGVAMAYRAGAKIANMEFIQFHPTILYHPTIRSFLISEALRGEGAVLKCRETRDSEPVEFMQKYHPMKSLAPRDVVARAIDSEMKRTGEECVYLDIRHHDEETLRRRFPNIFAKCLEAGINMAKDLIPVVPAAHFVCGGIKTDVNGESSIQGLFAVGESGCTGLHGANRLASNSLLEALVVPKFAAKEIERKYPLFNAGRPPAEAALNWTTGNATDSDEQVVITHNWDEIRRFMWDYVGIYRTNKRLERAKNRIKMIRKEIEKYYWDFLVTADLVELRNIATVAELIIDCSLLRHESRGLHYNADYPYRDPELECVDTVIQRKL is encoded by the coding sequence ATGAAAATCGGTGAAATTCAGGAATTCGACCATCTTGTGATCGGCAGCGGTCTGGCCGGATTGTCGAGCGCGCTGCATCTGGCCGAATCCGGCCGCAGCGTCGCGGTCGTGACCAAGCGTGAAATCTTCGAGTGCAACAGCCGTCTTGCCCAGGGCGGCGTCGCCTGCGTGGTCGACAGCCTCGACTCGTTCGAGGAGCATGTGAAGGATACGCTTGAGGCCGGCGCCGGGCTCTGCGACGCCGGTGCGGTCCGCGCCATCGTCGAGGCCGGCCCCGAAGCGATCCGCGAACTCATCGACCTCGGCGCGAAGTTCACGACCCGCGGCGACCTCGGTTATACCGAGGATTCGAACGAGTATGACCTCGGCAGGGAGGGCGGCCACCACAAGCGCCGGATTCTGCACGCCGGGGACATCACCGGCGCCGAGCTTGAGCGCGTGATGATCGAAGCGGTCCGTTCGAAGCCGAACATCCGGATTTTCGAATACCATGTCGCCGTGGACCTCGTGGTCAGCCACCGGCTGAACCTCGGCGGTCCGAACCGCTGTTTCGGCGCGTATGTGCTTGATGTGAAGAACGGCACCATCGTGACCATGCTTTCGGCCACGACGACGATCGCCTGCGGCGGCGCCGGGAAGGTCTATCTGTACACGAGCAATCCGGATGTCGCCTGCGGCTCCGGCGTCGCCATGGCCTACCGGGCGGGCGCGAAGATCGCAAATATGGAATTCATCCAGTTCCATCCGACCATCCTCTACCATCCGACCATCCGTTCGTTCCTGATCAGCGAGGCGCTGCGCGGGGAGGGCGCGGTTCTGAAGTGCCGCGAGACGCGCGACTCTGAGCCGGTCGAATTCATGCAGAAATATCACCCGATGAAGAGTCTTGCGCCGCGCGACGTCGTGGCGCGCGCGATCGACTCCGAAATGAAGCGTACCGGCGAAGAGTGCGTATACCTGGATATCCGCCATCACGACGAGGAGACGCTGCGCCGCCGTTTCCCGAACATCTTTGCTAAGTGTCTCGAGGCCGGCATCAATATGGCGAAGGACCTGATTCCGGTGGTGCCGGCCGCCCACTTCGTCTGCGGCGGGATCAAGACCGACGTGAACGGCGAATCGAGTATCCAGGGGCTGTTCGCCGTCGGCGAATCCGGCTGCACAGGGCTGCACGGGGCGAACCGCCTTGCGAGCAACAGCCTGCTGGAGGCGCTGGTCGTGCCGAAGTTCGCCGCAAAGGAGATCGAGCGGAAATACCCGCTGTTCAACGCCGGGCGTCCTCCGGCCGAAGCGGCGCTGAACTGGACCACCGGCAATGCGACGGACTCCGACGAGCAGGTCGTCATCACCCACAACTGGGACGAGATCCGCCGCTTTATGTGGGACTATGTCGGAATTTACCGCACGAACAAGCGCCTTGAACGCGCGAAGAACCGGATCAAGATGATCCGCAAGGAGATCGAAAAGTATTACTGGGATTTTCTCGTCACCGCCGACCTTGTCGAACTGCGCAATATCGCGACGGTGGCGGAGCTCATCATCGATTGTTCGCTCCTGCGGCACGAGAGCCGCGGACTACACTACAACGCCGATTATCCGTACCGGGACCCCGAGCTCGAGTGCGTCGATACGGTCATTCAACGGAAGCTGTGA
- the pcnB gene encoding polynucleotide adenylyltransferase PcnB: protein MKHDLPVAPHVVDLISELQNAGYEAYIVGGAIRDLLLGRKPKDFDISTSATPEEVRAVFGRRIARIIGKRFRLVHVEYSGELFEVSTFRRAPTRTAANSKKELPENLILSDNSFGTAEEDAWRRDFTVNALFYDPVNSELLDYTGQGIDDIRNRVVRAIGDPKLRFEEDPVRMLRALKLIGQYDFTMDAATENALFSELELIRVAAPSRLALELEKILSSAYGDKHFQAFHDYGLLPYFLPELNAAWDTPHGDYALNLLNERNCRVREGLYRNSVSLAMAALALPFVELECGGKPGDLWNPGPDSTAAIRGVLDRLFKPQTMMNRMTMSAERVLILQSLFRDEKAKPRLIEAKSYPHARELMLLRLSVAEEDTAEAEKLWPAAVPRRRISAAKREDSERSPRRRRRRGPRKEKEKSQEA, encoded by the coding sequence ATGAAACATGATTTACCGGTCGCGCCCCATGTCGTCGATCTGATTTCCGAACTCCAGAACGCCGGATACGAAGCTTATATCGTCGGCGGGGCGATCCGCGATCTGCTGCTCGGGCGCAAGCCCAAGGACTTCGATATTTCAACCTCCGCCACGCCGGAGGAGGTCCGCGCCGTATTCGGGCGCCGCATCGCCCGGATTATCGGCAAGCGTTTCCGGCTGGTTCACGTCGAATACAGCGGGGAGCTGTTCGAGGTCAGCACGTTCCGCCGGGCGCCGACGCGCACGGCGGCGAATTCGAAGAAGGAGTTGCCGGAGAATCTGATTCTTTCGGACAACTCCTTTGGCACGGCGGAGGAGGACGCCTGGCGGCGGGACTTCACGGTCAACGCGCTCTTCTACGATCCGGTCAATTCCGAGCTGCTCGACTATACGGGGCAGGGGATCGACGACATCCGCAACCGGGTCGTCCGGGCGATCGGCGACCCGAAGCTGCGGTTCGAGGAGGACCCCGTCCGCATGCTGCGGGCGCTGAAGCTGATCGGCCAGTACGACTTCACGATGGATGCGGCGACCGAGAACGCGCTCTTCTCCGAACTTGAGCTGATCCGGGTGGCGGCGCCGTCGCGCCTGGCGCTCGAGCTTGAGAAAATTCTGTCGAGCGCCTATGGCGACAAGCATTTCCAGGCGTTCCACGACTACGGGCTGCTGCCGTATTTCCTGCCGGAACTGAACGCGGCGTGGGATACGCCGCACGGGGATTATGCGCTGAATCTCCTGAACGAACGCAATTGCCGGGTCAGGGAGGGGCTTTACCGCAACAGCGTCTCGCTCGCCATGGCGGCGCTTGCGCTGCCGTTCGTCGAGCTTGAGTGCGGCGGCAAGCCGGGCGACCTCTGGAATCCGGGACCGGATTCGACGGCCGCGATCCGCGGTGTGCTCGATCGGCTGTTCAAGCCGCAGACGATGATGAACCGCATGACCATGTCGGCCGAACGCGTGCTGATTCTGCAGTCGCTTTTCCGGGACGAAAAGGCGAAACCGCGTCTGATCGAGGCGAAGTCCTATCCGCATGCCCGGGAGCTGATGCTGCTCCGGCTGTCGGTTGCGGAGGAGGATACGGCCGAGGCCGAGAAGCTGTGGCCGGCGGCGGTTCCGCGCCGCCGCATTTCCGCGGCGAAGCGCGAAGATTCCGAAAGATCCCCGCGCCGCCGCCGTCGCCGCGGCCCGCGGAAAGAGAAAGAGAAATCGCAGGAGGCATAG